The genomic DNA CAGAGAAAGTCATCATCAAGTACAGCTAAAAAGCACCCATTAGCTCATCAgaatgagctgctgtgtttgtgctgggaACACAAAGAATGGCAGCAAAACGTGGCAGATGTAGAGCAGATGTTCCACTTTTGAATCAATCACAGTGGACATTGAAACTGCAATGGAGCCGGAGCACAGCCAGAGTGTGGTGAAGCCAGACACTGTGTAAAGctcaagaaagagaaaatagatTTGAGTTCGCACTCCTCATTACAACTTCAGAATGTAATTGGAGTTAAGACTTGTAAACAAATATATAGATATTGTATGGCTCAGTTTTCAGGAAAGGCTTTCAGGTTTTTCAGATTCAGTCATATAAAAGAATCTGTCATGCTATCAGTaaatgtgtgtaactgtgtgccATCATGTATACAGACTGCATATGACAGCCTTTCACCACACCCATCAACACATTAGGGATTTtgctaaaaagaaaatgataataaattgGGTGAAGtaaacaaaatgctgctgcctTGCATCTTTGCACCCCTGAGCTTATTTCCTCCTGTTGTACTGGGGCAGGTTTCCACAAAAACGGCTTCCTGTGCCGTCTTGTCTCGTCATCGCTGTATGTCTAAACACAGCCTGACTCTGAGGGACAcgtgttgttttcattcattttgttacGTGTCTGTTTGAGTGCTACCTTTTTCAATTTGCTCATGCTCTTGTTGCTTTTACAAACATAAACCTTGAATACTTTCAATGAAGCAGTTTTCCCAGGAAAgatttctcagaaaaaaaaattcttatGAACAGGTTAGGATCCCTAGTTTGCTGCCATTGTACACAAAGAGCTAAGGACCTCCGAAGAGTATATCTTATCAATTATAGCCTTTCGTAACCTTCACTTGTAAGTTATTTTATGAATGTGTGGATTGAGAAATTAGCAGATGCCGTTGctaattattctttttttcttcattttctccctttttctctttttttgtgtatATTTGCTATACAGATTTTTAAAATGGCCCCCACCAACAGCGAGAGATTTTAAGTATGAAAAATAACTTTGAACTAAAGGTTGCGTAGTACACTATCCTTCAAAAATGTTCCTAAATCagttcacaaaaacaaatgcacattatTACTTGTAATCAAAGCTTTAGACTCAGTAACACATACTTACAGCAGACAATACATGTTTTGGGGCCAATGGACGCCCTCTGTTTTTCCCCATTTACTGTACGGGTTCACTGCACAAGACTGTTCATAGagggataaaaataaaatgacagcaaacactTATCTGAGTTACATGGCACATTCGTAACAGGCTCATGAGATATTCATGAATAATTCATACTAAATTCTGCATCATTACACCTTTTTATGTACATGTTTAAAGAGcagatttcagaataaaagcctgGATAAAAAGTTCATTTGTAATTAGATGTCTCACACCAATTAAATCAtagcttttctctctcctctgcacaaGAGTGTCCCATTTGTGTGCACAGTTTGTCTGGTTTCCTGCTTAATATACATGCCTGATCTGTCATTATTAAACAAAACTACAATTTTAATGGCTCAAAAACGTTATTTTAATCCGCTGAGACAATCTAACTAGTGTGTCCTTTGGGTTGCTCAATTTCAAGTAGCAGCTTTGTAATGAAAGATTCTTGCATTTTATACTAACAAATCATCAACATTAATTATTAGACATTAGTTTAAGCAAAGCAGACCTAAAGCATCTCATTTAGCTGCCTCATTCAGCCTCTATACCCTATTCTACATTGTGTGCCATTGTATGTGAATCCCTGTCTGCAATATTTGTGTTCTCAGTGATGGGTCTGTTGTTGTACTGATTGACAGCTGTTTTCCCTGGTTTGAAACAAACTTGAGGCAATCGGAGCCATGTGTGGAATTTAGAATAGTGATGCCACCTTTGTGGACCTTAGGCAGACAATAGGGATAGGAAAATGTCATTGAGATTGATGCAGCTGTACAGGTTGTTTGAAGTCGACTCACAGAAAGAACTTATTTCTCAAAGCGACAAGGCAGATGTTAAGTTAAAAGCTCCTGGCAACCACTTCCGTAGCCTCTGCCTTGGTCTCCAACAATACAGTAAGAATACCAAGGGATAATTAGCTCATTAATCAGTATGGTGAATCTTAGCCATTGGCATGCTGTCAAAACCTCATTGCCTCAACCTCATTGCAACCTCATGTTGTCATTGAATGCTAATGTGTAATCTCAACTTTTCTAGCCAATATGGTATAAGAGACGACTTTATCCTGTAATATGGACAGAAAACCACAGGTACACGTTTCAACTTTTCAGAAAGACAAATAAGATCTTTTTGTACGCCATTGAGGAGCAGCGGCTAACCAAACTGTCTTCACCAAACTGGtacatttgcacatttaaaacaagtttCAGTGGATAAAGAAAGTTTGAAGAAGTAAGAAAATGATCAAGTAACTTCATTAGTGCAGTGTAAATTCAACTATTCAAGTACAGACAAGTTTGATGCAATATAGCAGTATAAATAGTCTAAAAAGCAGCACAATAATTTACTTTGCAAGCCGCAGACCGGCTAAAGCCTGAGTTTTATTGCCAAGAGTTCATTATGGAATTTCTGTACTGAAGTACCTTATGTTTGCCAGAGGAAGGTTAGCTCTTTCTCTGAAGGTAGACAAGCTGCTGGGATGATAACCTAACAAAGTGAAAGCTTTGATCAGTTCCATGCctgctgcagagttttgttctctaaaataaaaaaaacagttgtggATGTACAAGCCGTAGTACTGTATGACCATAACCAAGATACCTGAAAGATTGTTAATTCAGCTTCTGCCACTGCACTGAAGTCTTCTGATTCTCAATGGTAGTGAATAATACTGAAGGCAGGGTAGAGGTTCATTCCATCTAATGTGCCAATCTGCAAAGACATTAAATGACTTTTCTTTTGAAATCTGCTCTGCAAACATCACAGTACACATATTTGATGCATCTTtatacatgtatacatacaGATTTTATAAGGTATGTCATGGAGCAGGACAGTAGCACGTTATCAATGCAATATCAACCAATCCTGATTAACTATGCATTTGCCAACAAAATTTGTTTTCCCTTCGTTAACTACACTTCCAACAGCACAATCTGCTTCCATGTTTAACACGGCACAATATGTGCAACATACATTATGTGCCTTAAAGGTGACAAGTAAAgataaacaacaataatgagTATTTTTTTCATACTCTTTTCAAATTGATGATTTGAAAGTTTTCAGACACATATTTGTTTAAGGAGCAAACACTGTGAGGTAGCTTGCTGCGTTAATTGTTTTTAAGTGGTGTGGGACAGTCAAAGAGAAAATTTACTGATTTCCATACCACTTTCGTcaattttgtcctttttgtggCAATATCGAAATTGCTGCAGACAAATTATACATAAATGTCAGCTTCACCTATTCGGATGAGCTTTGTGGTTCACTTAAGTTAGAAAGATGAGGGCAATTTTCTGGAAATGTGAGCACCTTTGCTCATCACCTAGAAGATGGTCTCTATGTTTCTGGTCAAATAGACACTGCTGTCACACCCCCACTGCTGCAAGATGCCTTCTCCAGGTCCTCCATGACCAAGTCCTGTTCAGTGACATGGTTGAGCCGCCTGGAAGTGTTCTTATCTAGGCTGTTGAGAGAAATAGGCTCCAGGGAGGTTTGTGCATTATTAGCTGGGAGCACAGAGTTTCCCTGCAGCCTGTGCGAGTAGGTTTTCCTTCGCTGTCCGTCTGCGGTGCACAGGCTGAACTTGAACACGGCTTGAAATCCTCTGCGGAAATTCTCATTGAAGAAACCGTATATGATGGGGTTGACGCTGCTGTTGAAGAAGGCTAGCCAGTGGGCAAAGgggtaaatgtaaatgttgatgATTCTGTACTGCTGCTCAGTCAGGCTGGCATAGTCGCTCAGCATCATGAGGGTCCACAGAGGAAGCCAGGAAAGGATGAAAAGCAAAGCAACTATTAGAAGCATTTTAATCAccctttgctttttctttgacaCAGTGTGGCGGTTGTCATGGCCCGGCTTTCCTCCCGTTGGAACTGCTGTTTTGAAAAGCGTAATGCCAATCCGGGCATACATGATCACGATGAGGGAAAGAGGAGCAAGATAGATATTTGCAAACAGGACGGTGGTGTAAATCTTTCTCATCTCCTGGTTTGGCCAGTTCTCTCTGCACCAATAAAACGGGCTCGTTTTGTTGTCATAGCCCAGTAGCACCCGAATGGTTTGCTCCTTGGTCACTTGTAGCATCACCCCAGAGGGACACATGATGGATATGGCGAGAACCCAGATAATGACTATTATCAAGGTGGCTGTGGATATGGTCAGCTTTTGCTTGAATGGGTAGACAATGCATCTGAATCTGCaaaaggattttaaaaaaaaaggctggaTAAGGAAGCTGCA from Chaetodon trifascialis isolate fChaTrf1 chromosome 6, fChaTrf1.hap1, whole genome shotgun sequence includes the following:
- the npffr2a gene encoding neuropeptide FF receptor 2a — encoded protein: MNEGLENNLTQLYDNWTFYNSSVESFIPRSNITYVGFYLHQPSTAAIFIVSYLLIFLVCMVGNGVVCFIVLRSKNMRTVTNLFILNLAVSDLLVGIFCMPTTLLDNIITGWPFGSLVCKMSGMVQGISVSASVFTLVAIAVDRFRCIVYPFKQKLTISTATLIIVIIWVLAISIMCPSGVMLQVTKEQTIRVLLGYDNKTSPFYWCRENWPNQEMRKIYTTVLFANIYLAPLSLIVIMYARIGITLFKTAVPTGGKPGHDNRHTVSKKKQRVIKMLLIVALLFILSWLPLWTLMMLSDYASLTEQQYRIINIYIYPFAHWLAFFNSSVNPIIYGFFNENFRRGFQAVFKFSLCTADGQRRKTYSHRLQGNSVLPANNAQTSLEPISLNSLDKNTSRRLNHVTEQDLVMEDLEKASCSSGGVTAVSI